In Brassica rapa cultivar Chiifu-401-42 chromosome A06, CAAS_Brap_v3.01, whole genome shotgun sequence, a single window of DNA contains:
- the LOC103871306 gene encoding phosphatidylinositol 4-kinase alpha 1 isoform X1 — MEPALTDICEIIEENPINFSENLVWICRQCPHESASVSRSHLNALLAVARIISRNVDTSENHGKLAVLDFLHAVPTSFRRSFWPCSFTLESITEFYRTFLAYVSCLSHEFGSKVVEIAGEAIGDDVDMDPAISRAFLVALSHNGFPSIQQSDGDEMITMLLHQFSTNENASCSGGSFSVFRQQVDSFEDESVESLEKQEITFKLMAHVLDKVKVDSELYDQLSCIAKRQLQSMSAFLKSRRQDWNDQDSVLKTRVDAKLFVYQAAAKMKIKSLVSLETDGKTYKKLAMETLTLLFDAAEACLTSVWRKMKACEELFISLLSGIAEMAVAKGRCLLHGLFVRLRPLVLAVCAQPDTWVRNQRNIFESVSKICCEIIESVWATDRALVNTFIVGLASRIHEKSDYEEQVGREREVPTIPLNVVRLLADISVAVKKPEVADMVFPFFIESLEEGDTSTPCSLRLQLLDAVSRIATLGFEKSYRETVVLMTRGYLREILTVVSVESKTSEPTSRKEHVETLAAGFLTIANGLMKTKLRADYRHLLLSLCSDVSLASESKSGGSGADMLGPLLPAVAEICSDLDPTSNVEPSLLKLFRNLWFYIALFGLAPPIVKPQPAGGPYMWNTQWSLAVQRISQGTPPLVVSSVKWLEDEFELNALRSSDSSRGIGNKKVASTQRTALAIALGGRVEVSALNTISGAKATYLLAVAILEIIRFTSNGGILNGGSSVSASRSAFSCAFEYLKSPNLTHAVSQCLTAIVHRAFQAAISWLEDRISLTGKDDSIRESTMNAHACFLIKNMSQRDEHIRDISVKLLNQIRDKFPQILWSSSCLDSLLFSVHDNAPSTVVNDPAWTAAVRSLYQKVVREWICISLSYAPCTIQGLLQDKLCKANTLQRTQTTTDVVSLLNEIKIGTGENEIWSGAKTANIPAVMDAAVAASGENLKASEAFNLEILGSGFVNAMYKCKHTGQISGLVRLGNSIGNDTLINSSVRSLQQIVNTSTNGGITDKSQFRETCSQATAVLLSNLQAGEPKTDIKGSSRLLRLLCWSPAYILTPDAMETGVFIWTWLVSAAPQLGSLVLAELVDAWTWTIDSKRGLFASDVRYYGPAAKLKPQLAPGEPEESPDSDPVDQIVAHRLWLGFLIDRFEVVRHSSVEQLLLFGRLLQRSTSLDWCFTHHPAATGTFFSLMLLGLKFCSCQKQGNMHKFRHGLELLEDRIYRASLGWFSRQPEWYDVNIPNFCQSEAQSVSIFAQYLLNERSDFSQSDSNEIAHENGKLAELIVWGKMDNYAVGKEKRKQLLLILCQHESDRLDVWAQPICSKDSPYSRLKVSSGKWTEHAKTAFLVDPRIAISLVSRFPANIALKSEVTQLVQAHIVDLRSIPEALPYFLTPKTVEENSVLLQQLPHWAACSITQALEFLTPNYKGHPRVMAYVLRVLESYPPERVTFFMPQLVQSLRYDEGRLVEGYLLRAAQRSDIFAHILTWHLQGESFQETVKDGAFDKNASFQAILSEVRQHIIDGFTPKALDLFNREFDFFEKVTSISGVLFPLPKEERRAGIRRELEKIKMQGEDLYLPTAPNKLVKGIQIDSGIPLQSAAKVPIMITFNVVDRDGNHNDVKPQACIFKVGDDCRQDVLALQVISLLRDIFEAVGLNLYLFPYGVLPTGAGRGIIEVVPNTRSRSQMGESTDGGLYEIFQQEFGPVGSPSFETARGNFLTSSAGYAVASLLLQPKDRHNGNLLFDNMGRLVHIDFGFIFETSPGGNMRFESAHFKLSHEMTQLLDPSGDMKSETWHQFVSLCVQGYLAARRYMEGIISTVEMMVESGLPCFSRGNPIEKLRKRFHPEMSEREAAHFMINVCTDAYNKWTTFGYDLIQYLQQGIEK; from the exons ATGGAGCCGGCATTGACGGATATTTGCGAAATCATCGAGGAGAATCCGATCAACTTCTCTGAGAATCTCGTTTGGATTTGCCGGCAGTGTCCGCACGAATCAGCCAGCGTCTCTCGGAGCCACCTCAACGCTCTCTTGGCCGTAGCTCGGATCATCTCCAGGAACGTCGACACGTCAGAGAATCACGGCAAACTCGCCGTCCTCGATTTCCTCCACGCTGTTCCGACCTCGTTCCGCCGATCGTTCTGGCCGTGCTCGTTCACGCTGGAGTCGATTACGGAGTTCTATCGCACCTTCCTAGCGTACGTCTCGTGTCTGTCACATGAATTTGGGAGTAAGGTTGTGGAGATTGCAGGGGAGGCCATCGGTGATGACGTGGACATGGATCCAGCAATCTCTAGGGCTTTCTTGGTTGCTCTTTCTCATAATGGATTCCCATCGATTCAACAGTCTGATGGTGATGAGATGATTACAATGCTGCTCCATCAGTTTAGCACGAATGAGAATGCGTCATGTAGTGGAGGATCTTTCTCTGTGTTTAGGCAGCAAGTTGATTCCTTTGAGGACGAGTCTGTCGAGAGTTTGGAGAAGCAAGAGATTACTTTCAAGTTGATGGCTCATGTTTTGGATAAAGTGAAGGTTGATTCTGAGCTCTATGATCAGTTGAGTTGTATAGCTAAGAGGCAGCTTCAGTCCATGTCTGCATTTCTCAAG TCAAGAAGGCAGGACTGGAATGACCAAGACTCGGTTTTGAAAACTAGAGTGGATGCCAAACTGTTTGTTTATCAAGCTGCAGCGAAAATGAAAATCAAGAGTCTTGTGTCCCTTGAAACAGACGGAAAGACATATAAAAAGCTGGCAATGGAGACTCTTACATTGCTGTTTGATGCTGCGGAAGCTTGTTTGACATCCGTGTGGCGGAAAATGAAGGCCTGCGAAGAACTGTTCATATCTCTGCTTTCTGGGATTGCGGAAATGGCAGTCGCAAAGGGAAGATGTTTACTACATGGGCTGTTTGTCCGACTTAGACCACTGGTACTAGCTGTCTGCGCACAG CCTGATACTTGGGTGAGAAATCAGAGGAATATCTTTGAGAGTGTATCTAAAATCTGTTGTGAGATTATTGAATCTGTTTGGGCCACGGATCGAGCTTTAGTTAACACTTTCATCGTGGGGTTAGCTTCAAGGATCCATGAAAAAAGTGATTACGAAGAGCAG GTTGGAAGAGAGAGGGAAGTTCCTACTATACCGCTGAATGTTGTACGGCTGCTTGCTGATATCAGCGTTGCTGTTAAAAAGCCTGAAGTAGCGGATATGGTTTTCCCATTTTTTATTGAAAGCCTAGAAGAGGGTGATACTTCAACTCCTTGCTCTTTGCGACTCCAG CTTCTTGACGCTGTATCTCGGATAGCAACATTAGGATTTGAGAAGTCCTACCGCGAGACAGTAGTTCTCATGACTAGAGGTTACTTGAGAGAAATATTGACGGTAGTATCTGTGGAAAGCAAAACTTCAGAACCAACATCTAGAAAGGAGCACGTAGAG ACTCTTGCTGCAGGCTTTCTTACAATTGCTAATGGTCTTATGAAAACAAAACTTCGTGCAGACTATCGCCATCTGCTGCTTTCCTTATGTTCGGATGTAAGCCTGGCTTCTGAGTCTAAAAGTGGAGG GAGCGGTGCAGACATGTTAGGTCCTCTTCTTCCTGCTGTTGCGGAAATATGTTCAGATTTGGATCCTACTTCAAATGTGGAACCATCACTTTTGAAACTGTTTCGCAATTTGTGGTTCTATATAGCCCTTTTTGGCTTAGCGCCTCCTATTGTTAAACCTCAACCTGCAGGAGGGCCTTACATGTGGAACACTCAGTGGTCTCTTGCTGTTCAGAGGATTTCTCAGGGCACTCCTCCCCTA GTCGTCAGTTCTGTAAAATGGCTTGAAGACGAATTCGAGCTCAATGCGCTTCGTAGTTCTGATAGTTCTCGAGGAATTGGGAATAAGAAGGTAGCTTCAACCCAGAGAACTGCTCTTGCAATTGCCTTGGGTGGTCGAGTTGAAGTTTCAGCACTGAACACTATCTCAG GGGCGAAGGCTACCTATCTACTTGCAGTAGCCATTTTGGAGATCATACGTTTTACTAGCAATGGGGGTATCCTTAATGGTGGCTCAAGTGTGTCTGCCTCTCGAAGTGCCTTCAGTTGTGCCTTCGAATACCTGAAATCTCCAAACCTCACTCATGCTGTTTCCCAGTGTTTGACTGCAATTGTGCATAGAGCCTTTCAAGCAGCAATATCATGGCTG GAAGATCGGATATCTCTTACTGGGAAAGATGATAGTATTAGGGAATCTACTATGAATGCACATGCATGCTTCCTCATAAAGAATATGTCACAGAGAGATGAACACATTCGAGATATCTCAGTGAAGCTGTTGAATCAGATTAGGGACAAGTTTCCCCAG ATCCTCTGGAGCTCATCTTGTCTGGATAGTTTGCTATTCTCGGTTCATGACAATGCACCTTCAACGGTTGTCAACGATCCTGCTTGGACTGCTGCCGTTCGATCTTTATACCAAAAAGTTGTTCGAGAATGGATCTGTATATCACTTTCATATGCTCCATGCACTATTCAGGGTTTGCTTCAG GATAAACTGTGCAAGGCAAACACATTGCAGCGAACACAAACTACAACTGATGTGGTTTCTCTTCTAAATGAGATAAAGATCGGAACTGGGGAAAATGAAATTTGGTCTGGAGCAAAAACAGCAAATATTCCAGCTGTGATGGATGCAGCAGTTGCAGCGTCTGGGGAAAATTTAAAAGCTTCTGAAGCCTTTAACTTGGAGATACTTGGTAGTGGTTTCGTTAATGCAATGTATAAGTGTAAGCATACCGGACAAATTTCTGGCTTGGTTAGATTGGGAAACAGTATTGGCAATGACACTTTGATAAATAGTTCTGTTCGGAGCCTTCAACAAATTGTTAATACTTCTACGAATGGAGGAATTACTGACAAGTCGCAATTTCGAGAAACTTGTTCTCAGGCAACAGCAGTACTACTGTCAAATCTG CAGGCTGGTGAGCCTAAAACAGATATCAAGGGGTCTTCTCGTTTACTGCGTCTCCTTTGTTGGAGTCCAGCTTATATATTAACTCCAGATGCTATGGAAACTGGAGTATTCATTTGGACCTGGTTGGTTTCTGCTGCTCCACAACTGGGATCTCTTGTTCTTGCGGAACTTGTTGATGCTTGGACATGGACAATTGATTCAAAACGAGGACTATTTGCATCTGATGTGCGATACTATGGCCCAGCTGCAAAGTTAAAGCCCCAACTTGCCCCTGGAGAACCAGAAGAGTCACCTGATAGTGACCCTGTCGATCAAATAGTCGCTCACAGACTATGGCTTGGATTTTTAATAGATCGCTTTGAG GTCGTTCGGCATAGTAGCGTGGAGCAACTCTTGTTGTTTGGTCGGCTGTTACAACGGAGTACAAGTCTTGACTGGTGCTTTACCCACCACCCGGCAGCGACTGGTACCTTTTTTTCCTTGATGCTCCTTGGCCTGAAGTTCTGCTCATGCCAAAAACAAGGCAATATGCATAAATTTAGACATGGACTTGAACTGCTGGAAGATCGAATCTACAG GGCTTCTTTAGGATGGTTTTCTCGTCAGCCAGAGTGGTACGATGTAAACATTCCGAACTTTTGTCAGAGTGAGGCTCAATCTGTGTCAATTTTTGCTCAGTATCTGTTAAACGAGCGATCAGATTTTAGCCAATCTGATTCCAATGAAATAGCTCATGAAAACGGGAAATTAGCTGAACTG ATTGTCTGGGGTAAAATGGACAACTATGCAGTGGGAAAGGAGAAGAGGAAGCAACTGCTTCTTATTCTTTGCCAACATGAATCTGATAGGCTTGACGTTTGGGCACAACCTATTTGTTCAAA GGACAGTCCATATTCACGGCTAAAAGTAAGCTCTGGGAAATGGACTGAACATGCTAAAACTGCCTTTTTAGTGGATCCAAGGATTGCTATATCATTAGTATCAAGATTTCCAGCAAATATTGCTTTGAAATCCGAAGTCACTCAGCTAGTTCAG GCTCATATAGTAGATCTTCGTTCAATTCCGGAGGCATTACCATATTTTCTCACACCTAAAACTGTTGAAGAGAACTCAGTGCTGTTGCAGCAGCTGCCACACTGGGCTGCTTGTTCAATTACACAGGCTCTTGAATTCCTCACTCCTAATTATAAGGGCCATCCGCGTGTCATGGCATATGTCCTGCGAGTTTTAGAGTCCTACCCCCCTGAGCGAGTCACTTTCTTCATGCCACAGTTGGTGCAGTCTCTGCGCTATGATGAAGGG AGGCTGGTTGAAGGGTATCTTCTTAGGGCTGCCCAAAGAAGTGACATATTTGCTCATATCCTCACTTGGCATCTGCAG GGTGAGTCTTTTCAGGAAACAGTGAAAGATGGTGCTTTCGATAAG AATGCATCATTCCAAGCAATCTTGTCAGAGGTTCGACAGCATATCATCGATGGGTTTACTCCCAAGGCATTGGACTTGTTCAATAGAGAGTTTGACTTCTTTGAAAAGGTTACATCTATATCTGGGGTATTATTTCCTCTTCCAAAGGAAGAACGAAGAGCTGGTATCAGGAG GGAGTTGGAGAAAATCAAAATGCAAGGAGAAGACCTTTATTTGCCTACGGCTCCTAACAAGCTTGTTAAGGGTATCCAGATAGACAGTGGCATACCCCTACAATCAGCTGCCAAAGTCCCTATCATGATAACTTTTAACGTTGTCGATCGTGATGGTAACCATAATGATGTGAAACCACAGGCTTGTATTTTCAAG GTTGGAGATGATTGTCGTCAAGATGTTCTTGCCCTTCAAGTGATATCACTTCTTAGAGACATATTTGAAGCGGTTGGTCTTAATCTTTATCTGTTTCCATATGGAGTACTTCCAACTGGGGCTGGGAGGGGGATCATTGAG GTAGTGCCAAATACAAGAAGCAGAAGTCAAATGGGTGAATCAACCGATGGAGGCTTGTATGAGATCTTTCAACAGGAGTTTGGACCCGTTGGCTCACCCTCCTTTGAAACTGCAAGGGGTAACTTCCTCACCAGTAGTGCTGGTTACGCGGTGGCCAGTCTCTTACTCCAGCCTAAAGACAGACACAACGGAAATCTCCTCTTCGACAA CATGGGAAGGCTTGTTCACATTGACTTTGGTTTCATTTTCGAAACTTCCCCTGGTGGAAACATGCGTTTTGAGAGCGCACATTTCAAACTGAGCCACGAGATGACACAGTTGCTTGATCCATCAGGTGATATGAAGAGCGAAACTTGGCATCAGTTTGTCAG CTTGTGTGTTCAGGGTTACTTGGCTGCTCGCCGGTACATGGAGGGGATCATTAGTACAGTGGAAATGATGGTGGAGAGTGGATTGCCTTGCTTTAGCAGAGGGAATCCAATTGAGAAACTTCGCAAGAGATTTCATCCTGAGATGAGTGAGCGTGAAGCTGCACACTTCATGATCAATGTATGTACCGATGCCTACAACAAATGGACCACTTTTGGTTACGACTTGATACAGTATCTGCAGCAAGGCATCGAGAAATAA